In a single window of the Gossypium hirsutum isolate 1008001.06 chromosome A13, Gossypium_hirsutum_v2.1, whole genome shotgun sequence genome:
- the LOC121212261 gene encoding B3 domain-containing protein At3g19184, with protein MVTLVDEEGEEFVTKYLADKTGLSGGWRGFSIDHNLVDGDALVFQLVAPTEFKVYIIRAYESDDNGGGEDEKGGEDGREEEKREDEKEEKRKDGDKEADVEPDVQNRRSKRIRARKW; from the exons ATGGTAACTTTGGTGGATGAGGAAGGAGAGGAGTTTGTAACCAAATACCTTGCAGACAAAACAGGTCTTAGTGGTGGTTGGAGAGGATTTTCAATTGACCATAATCTTGTTGATGGGGATGCTTTAGTATTCCAGCTAGTAGCTCCTACAGAGTTTAAG GTGTATATTATCAGGGCATACGAGTCAGACGACAATGGAGGTGGAGAGGATGAAAAAGGAGGAGAAGATGGAagggaagaagaaaaaagagaagatgaaaaagaagaaaaaagaaaggatggTGACAAAGAGGCAGATGTTGAGCCAGATGTCCAAAACAGAAGATCTAAACGAATCCGTGCAA GGAAGTGGTAG